The proteins below are encoded in one region of Sminthopsis crassicaudata isolate SCR6 chromosome 1, ASM4859323v1, whole genome shotgun sequence:
- the DAZAP1 gene encoding DAZ-associated protein 1 isoform X7 gives MTQRSRGLEVEVKRAEPRDSKSQVPGQPGASQWGSRLMPNAANGWAGQPPPTWQQGYGPQGMWVPAGQAIGGYGPPPAGRGAPPPPPPFTSYIVSTPPGGFPPPQGFPQGYGTPPQFSFGYGPPPPPPDQFAPPGVPPPPATPGAAPLAFPPPPSQAAQDMSKPPAAQPDFPYSQYAGYGQDLSGFGQGFSDPSQQPPSYGGPSVPGSGGPPAGGSGFGRGQNHNVQGFHPYRR, from the exons ATGACGCAGAGAAGCAGAGGCCTCGAG GTGGAGGTAAAACGTGCAGAACCTCGAGATAGCAAAAGCCAAGTTCCAGGACAGCCGGGTGCCAGCCAGTGGGGAAGCAGGCTCATGCCAAATGCTGCCAATGGTTGGGCAGGTCAGCCCCCTCCTACTTGGCAACAGGGATATGGCCCACAAG GAATGTGGGTGCCAGCAGGGCAGGCTATTg gTGGTTATGGGCCGCCTCCTGCAGGAAGGGGagctccacctccacctcctccttttACCTCATACATTGTATCCACGCCTCCAGGAGggtttccccctccccaaggctTTCCACAGGGGTACGGTACCCCTCCTCAGTTCA gttttgGCTATGGACCTCCACCACCTCCACCTGATCAATTTGCCCCTCCGGGAGTGCCTCCTCCACCTGCCACTCCAGGGGCAGCACCGCTAGCTTTCCCACCACCACCATCTCAGGCAGCTCAGGACATGAGCAAACCCCCAGCGGCCCAGCCCGATTTCCCTTACAGTCAGTATG CAGGTTACGGACAGGACTTGAGTGGCTTTGGACAGGGTTTCTCAGATCCCAGCCAGCAACCCCCCTCCTACGGAGGACCCTCGGTGCCCGGATCAGGTGGCCCACCTGCAGGAGGAAGTGGTTTTGGACGAGGACAGAACCATAACGTGCAAGGATTTCACCCTTATAGACGCTAG